One Delphinus delphis chromosome 16, mDelDel1.2, whole genome shotgun sequence genomic window carries:
- the DUSP5 gene encoding dual specificity protein phosphatase 5 — protein MKVTSLDGRQLRKMLRKEAAARCVVLDCRPYLAFAASSVRGSLNVNLNSVVLRRARGGAVSARYVLPDEAARARLLQEGGGGVAAVVVLDQGSRHWQKLREESAARVVLTSLLACLPAGPRVYFLKGGYETFHSEYPECCVDVKPISPEKVETETALISQCGKSVLNISYRPAYDQGGPVEILPFLYLGSAYHASKCEFLANLHITALLNVSRRTSEACTTHLHYKWIPVEDSHAANISSHFQEAIDFIDCVREKGGKVLVHCEAGISRSPTICMAYLMKTKQFHLKDAFDYIKQRRSVVSPNFSFMGQLLQYESEILPCAPSPQAPSSQGEAAGPSFIAHLQTLSPDVQGSYCTFPTSVLAPLPTHSTVSELSQSPMATATSC, from the exons atgAAGGTCACGTCGCTCGACGGGCGCCAGCTGCGCAAGATGCTCCGCAAGGAGGCTGCGGCGCGCTGTGTGGTGCTCGACTGCCGGCCCTACCTGGCCTTCGCCGCCTCGAGCGTGCGCGGCTCGCTCAACGTCAACCTCAACTCGGTGGTGTTGCGGCGGGCCCGCGGAGGCGCGGTGTCGGCGCGCTACGTGCTGCCGGACGAGGCGGCGCGCGCGCGGCTGCTGCaggagggcggcggcggcgtggCGGCCGTGGTCGTGCTGGACCAGGGCAGCCGCCACTGGCAGAAGCTGCGCGAGGAGAGCGCCGCGCGCGTTGTGCTCACCTCGCTGCTCGCCTGTCTGCCCGCCGGCCCGCGGGTCTACTTCCTCAAAG ggGGATATGAGACTTTCCACTCGGAATATCCTGAGTGTTGCGTGGACGTAAAACCCATTTCACCAGAGAAGGTTGAAACCGAGACAGCCCTCATCAGTCAGTGTGGGAAGTCAGTGCTCAACATCAGCTACAGGCCGGCTTATGACCAG GGCGGCCCAGTTGAAATCCTTCCGTTCCTGTACCTTGGAAGTGCCTACCATGCGTCCAAGTGTGAGTTCCTCGCCAACCTGCACATCACGGCTCTGCTGAATGTCTCACGACGGACCTCTGAGGCCTGCACGACCCACCTACACTACAAATGGATCCCCGTGGAAGACAGCCATGCGGCTAACATCAGCTCCCACTTTCAAGAAGCAATAGATTTCATTG acTGTGTCAGGGAAAAGGGAGGCAAGGTCCTGGTTCACTGTGAGGCTGGGATCTCCCGCTCACCCACCATCTGCATGGCTTACCTCATGAAGACCAAGCAGTTCCACCTAAAGGACGCCTTTGATTACATCAAGCAGAGGAGGAGTGTGGTCTCGCCCAACTTCAGCTTCATGGGCCAGCTCCTACAGTATGAGTCCGAGATCCTGCCTTGCGCGCCTAGCCCCCAGGCTCCCTCCTCCCAAGGGGAGGCAGCCGGCCCTTCGTTCATAGCCCATTTACAGACACTGAGCCCTGACGTGCAGGGTTCCTACTGCACATTCCCTACCTCGGTGCTGGCACCGTTGCCCACCCACTCAACGGTCTCAGAGCTCAGCCAGAGCCCCATGGCCACAGCCACATCCTGCTAA